One genomic region from Stutzerimonas decontaminans encodes:
- a CDS encoding TolC family protein has translation MSKAAKFFSISVLALTVSGCAVTSQPIDRSVSEQRAQQDLAIMFKDQEPLSGPLTLHEAMARAVKYNLEARLKVMEEAMAQRQVDLATFDMLPRMALSAGYAGRSNISASSSESIRTGTQSLEPSTSQDRDRGVADLTMVWNVLDFGVSYVSAKQQGDQRLIVQERRRKVVHTIIQDVRSAYWRALAAERLLTQIDSLMDRVKQARDNSQRLSEQRIGDPVQALSYQRALIEATRQLEDQRRALSLAKTELATLINLPLGTDLTLASNSDYPVPRLNVQLSELEREALATRPELREQDYQARISAAETRKAMLRLLPGLEFSAGGHYDSNSFLVNQSWADYGVKITWNLFNVLSAPASINVSKAGEQVAEARRQAMSMAILAQLYVANANFNEAQRQFQTSQQLAGLDNQIVEQLRNRYKAQGIGELELIQGELNALQANLRRDLSYAELRNSYGQLFASAGFDPLPEQLPSSELSSIAQALANQEAKWQAGEL, from the coding sequence CGAAGTTTTTCAGCATCAGTGTACTGGCGCTGACAGTCAGCGGCTGTGCAGTGACCAGCCAGCCCATCGACCGTAGCGTCAGCGAGCAACGCGCTCAGCAGGATCTGGCGATCATGTTCAAGGATCAGGAACCGCTCAGCGGCCCACTGACTCTGCATGAGGCCATGGCCCGCGCGGTGAAGTACAACCTTGAGGCGCGCCTAAAAGTCATGGAAGAGGCCATGGCCCAGCGCCAAGTCGACCTGGCCACCTTCGACATGCTGCCACGTATGGCGCTGTCGGCTGGCTACGCCGGACGCAGCAACATAAGCGCCTCGAGCAGCGAGAGCATCCGCACCGGCACCCAGTCGCTGGAACCTTCCACTTCGCAGGATCGCGACCGTGGCGTCGCAGACCTGACCATGGTGTGGAACGTGCTGGACTTTGGCGTCAGCTACGTCAGTGCCAAGCAACAGGGCGACCAGCGCCTGATCGTTCAAGAGCGCCGGCGCAAGGTAGTGCATACCATCATTCAGGACGTGCGCTCGGCTTATTGGCGCGCACTGGCCGCGGAGCGTCTACTCACCCAGATCGACAGCTTGATGGATCGTGTCAAGCAAGCACGTGATAACAGCCAGCGTCTGAGCGAGCAGCGTATCGGCGACCCTGTTCAGGCACTGAGCTACCAACGCGCTCTAATCGAAGCCACCCGCCAGCTGGAAGATCAGCGTCGCGCCTTGTCCCTGGCCAAGACAGAGCTGGCGACGCTGATCAACCTACCGCTAGGTACTGACTTGACCTTAGCTTCCAACAGTGACTATCCAGTGCCGCGGCTGAACGTCCAACTTAGTGAGCTGGAACGTGAGGCTCTGGCGACTCGCCCCGAGCTGCGTGAACAGGACTATCAAGCACGCATCAGCGCCGCAGAAACGCGCAAAGCCATGCTGCGCCTGTTGCCGGGCCTGGAGTTCTCGGCGGGCGGCCACTACGACAGCAACAGCTTTCTGGTGAACCAGAGTTGGGCTGACTATGGCGTTAAGATCACCTGGAACCTCTTTAACGTTCTATCGGCACCGGCCTCCATTAATGTATCGAAAGCAGGTGAGCAAGTAGCCGAAGCTCGCCGCCAGGCCATGTCCATGGCGATTCTTGCACAGCTCTATGTTGCTAACGCCAACTTCAACGAAGCCCAGCGCCAGTTCCAAACAAGCCAGCAACTGGCTGGACTCGATAACCAAATCGTCGAGCAACTGCGGAACCGCTATAAGGCCCAGGGAATTGGCGAGCTGGAGCTGATTCAGGGTGAACTGAATGCATTGCAGGCCAATTTGCGCCGCGACCTCTCTTATGCAGAGTTACGCAATAGCTACGGCCAACTGTTCGCAAGTGCGGGGTTTGATCCATTGCCAGAACAGCTACCATCAAGCGAGTTGAGCTCCATTGCTCAGGCGTTAGCTAATCAAGAGGCCAAGTGGCAAGCCGGAGAGCTATAG